The genomic stretch ACGCCGTTCGACGTCCGGGCCGCCTTTGCCGCGACGATGCGGACCGACCTCAAGGTCCCCTACCGCTACTACTTCGAGCGGCAGAACGCGAACGATCCCAACGTCGACCTCCCGACCGCGTCGTCGACCGGGGGGCTGGGCCGGAACCGGATGCTCCTCGAATACCTGCGCCGCCTCACCTCGGCGCAGATCCCCGGCTTCGGCGGGAGCTTCGCGGCGAAATATGTGGCCTCGAACCCCTCCGGCGGCGGGGGCATCGAGCGGGACCAGATCCTCACCGAGATCTTCGATTATATTCGATGCACAAACCTGCGGGACAGCACCCTCTGGACGGGAACCTCCGGCGCGGCGGCGACGAATTGGACGGGGGCCTACAGCCAGATCATCGTCCCATCAACCGACACGCTGAATTACTCCCGGCTGGCGGGCCTCGGGCAGGTGGTGCCGATCGAAGACACGACGACGGGAACGCGCGGCTTTGGTCGCTTCCCGACGGTGGCGGGCGCCTACCTCCAGTTCATCGGCGTGGCGAACAGCGCCACGACGGGGGTCACACCCGCCGTCGCCGCCGGGAACCTCCGGATCCAGGCGGGGTTCTTCCTCCAGATGTTCGACCCCTCGCAGGGCGTGCCGACGAACCGGCCGTGGTTCGGGGTGAAGGTCAGCGGACTCGGCTCGTTCCAGTGGAACGGGAACGCGATGGGCTTCCCTGCCGCGGGCGACGTTGGGTATCCGATGCACACCAACGCGTCGCTGAGCTCCCTGGCCTACTACGGCGGTGCCGTCGACCCCCGGATCTTCTTCTATGGCCGGGGCGCGGCCACGGCGACGCAGTACCCCCTCGTCAGCGGCACGATCGATCTTCCGATCTCCACCGGGTCGTTCCCCTTCCAGGGCGGCGACGTGACGGTCGAGGTCTACTCCCTCGACGCCTCCGGCAACTCCTCGACGGTCCAGACCGTGACGATGAATTTTCCCGCGGCCACCTTTCCCCTGCCCAGCGCCGTGGCCCCCTCCTCGATCACGCCGACCGGAAGCACGACGGCCTACGATTTTCGTTCCTTTTACGACGTCGTGAGCGGCAGCGCGACCACCAAGGGACGCTTCTCCGCCGACTCGCCGCTCCTGCCGGTCTCGAAGACCGACGTCGTCCGGAGCGTTGTTCCGGCGGCGGGGGATCCCCGCCTGATCGCGGCGATGAAGAAGGCCCCCGCGTCGCTCTTCACGTCCTTCGCGAGCTACTCCGACAAGACCATGCCGTTCGCCTTCAACGCGCGGGCTGGCATCGGCTACCCCTTCTACGGCTCGTCGATGGGCGGGCTGGTCTCCAGCGTGAGCTATCCCGGGACGACGGCCTTCGCCGGCACCTATTACAAGCAGAACGATCCCGCCATTACCGCCACCGGCGGTCTCTACTTCATCATCCCGAAGGACCCGCAGGTCCTCTCCCAGGCCTCGGTGACCCAGACGGGCGGCGTCGCCGCCGACTGGGACAATGGCCTGGCGAACCTCTCCGACGGTCCCTACATCAACAAGCCCGACGAAGGGGACGTGGGCAACACCACCTACAAGCCCTATTTTCAGCTCGATTACACCGGTACCTGGACCCTGCCGGGCAGCACCTATTTCTCCCCGAACCGGATCGTCCCCTCGGCCGCGATGTTCGGCTCCCTCCCGACGGGTGTCTTCGGCGGGAAGGCCTGGCAGACGCTTCTCTTCCGCCCGGGTCCGGCGAACCATCCCGGCCTGGGCGTGCCCGTCGCCGGACCTCCCTACACGGTTCCACCGGACCATCTCCTCCTCGATCTCTTCACGATGCCGGTCGTCGAGCCCTACCCGATCAGCGACCATCTCTCGACGGCGGGCCGGGTTAACATGAACTACCAGATCGTTCCCTTCACTTACGTGAACCGGGACACGGCGGTGCGCGCCGCGCTGAAGGCGCAGAAGCTCCTCGCGATCCCGAGCACCGCGGCACAGACCTACAAGTATCCCGGCGTGATGGGCGGGGGCGGACCGACGAATGCCAGCCAGTATCGGATGACCCTCAACGCCGACGCGACCCTGCTCCAGTTCCTGGCCCGCTTCGGTGCCGGGGACCTCTTCCGCTCGGCCTCGGAGATCTGCTCCGTCGACCTCGTCCCGAGCGATGGCCCCTCGAACCCGACCCGCGCCTCGATGGACGCCTATTGGTCGGCTCGCGCTCTCACCGGGGACAACTCGCGAGAGCGGCCCTACGCGAACCTCTATCCGCTCCTCACGACGAAATCGAACACCTTCACCGTCTACGTCCGCGTCCAGGCGCTGAAGAAGGCGGGGAACTCCGACCCGACGGTCTGGCGCGAGGGGACCGATCTCGTCACCGACGAGTACCGGGGATCGACAGTCGTCGAGCGCTATGTCGACCCGAACGACTCGAGTCTGCCCGACTTCGCCGACACCTCAACGAACACCCCCTTGAGCCGGTTCTACAAGATCCGGCTCTACAACCCGAAGTCGTTCTCTCCATGAAGGCGGCGCATCCTTATGGGCGTCGAGCGTTCAGCCTCATCGAGCTGCTTCTTGCCCTCGCCATCATCTCCGTTCTGATCTCGCTGCCGATGATCGCCGTCCATTCCAGCGCGCGGAGCGTCGGCCTCACCGCCGCGGGCGAAATGGTAGCCGATCAGTTCAACCAGGCTCGCCAGACTGCCGTCGCGCGGAACCGGCCGGTGGAGGTCCGGATCTACAAGCTCCCCGCCTACGACGCCGGGAGGGGGGAGATCGAGCCCCGGGTCTTTCGCGCGCTCCAGGCTTTCGTGATCGATGATTCCGGGGACGTCCCCATCGCGCCGCCCTGCTACTTCTCCGCCCCCGTTGTCTGCTCCTCGCAGGAGGAGGAATCGGGGCTGCTGCGGCTGAAGGAAAAAGATCCTCCCACGGGCGCCCCGAAGTTGGGAAACCTCGGCCTCCATTACCGCTATATCTCCTTCCAGTTCCGTCCGAACGGCTACGCCGCCACCTCGGACGACGAGGAGACCCTCACGATCGCGAATTCCTTCGTCACGCTGGTCCTCGGCGGCGATCGCACGCTCTCCGGCGGAGGCGATTACGCCATGATCCACCTCGATCCGATCACGGGCCGGACGCGGATCTATCGGCCCTAGGCGTGGAGTTGTCTTACTGGTTGAAGACCGCCCGGCCCCACCCTTTCCGCTCGGCCGAGTTCTTGTCCGTGCCGTTCCACATGAACTGGCGCTTCCGCGTCTTGCCGTCCTCCGAGTCGTCGATGCCCAGGTCGAACAGGGCCTCGTCACCCTGCTTCGGCGTGAAACCGAGGACGGAAAAGGGAATCGCGGCCTCGAGGATGTAGCCCTGGCCGTTCACGTTGGGCAGGACGGTCATGGGTATCGCGGGCTGCGGATCGCGCCCGGGGGCCAGGGAGCGGGGCTGGGTGCCGTCCGTATTGGCGGCGAGGAGGAACTGCCGATCGGAGGCCAGGGGCGCGCCCGGCTCGTTGAGCTGCGTGGGACCGAGGAAGAGCTCGACGCAATCTCCCTGCCAGAAGCGGGCGACGTCCTTCTGGGCCTTCATCGGCGTCGGATCGACGACGTTCACCAGGAGGTAGAGGTTGGCGTCGTCCCAGCAGACCTTGAACGTGGCATCGACGCCGCCGTCGTCGGCCCCCTGGACGAGACGCCGCCCGAGGCCTTCCGCCGGCGTGCCGGGCCAGTTCTCCGCGCCGCCGTCGAGCTTGATCGGGCCGAGGGCGCGGGGAACCTTGACGATCTTGTTGCCGCCCTTCGCCATCTGGAACCGGGGATTGTCGTAGACGAACGGCTTCCGCTCCCCGAGGAGGACCGGGTAGATCTCGTGGTTCGTCTTCGCCATCTCGGCGATCATCTCCTTCCACGGGCGGTCGGCGACGGAGAAGAGTCCGATGTTGCCATTCTCCCCGTTGTACTTCGAGAACCAGCGCCCCGTGAGGGGCTGGTCGACGAGGGAGAACCACTCGATGCCGACGATGTAGCCGGTGGCGGCGGCCTGCTCGACGTAGTTGCGGTAGGCGAGGCCGCGCTCGACCTGGCTTCCCACGTCCTTCGCGCCGCCCGGCAGGCCGGAGTCCTTCGGCGAGTCCCAATGGAATTCGCTCAGGAACATCGGCTTCCCTCCGGCCCATTTGTCGATCTGGTTGAGGAAATCGGTGTCGAGGACGTAGGTATAATAGTTGAAGGAGATGACGTCGAGGTACTTGCCCATGGCGCGGCAGAGAACCTCGTTGTTGATCGTCCCATGCTGGAGACGATTCCCGATGAGCATGTGGTTCGGATCGTACTGGCGGGCGGTGGAGCTCATCCAGCCGAAGTAGGCGTCGAAGTAGAGCTCCATGTAGGCCTTCATGTCGGCGTTCGCCTGGGGGGTCGAGACGGCGAGAGCCTGGTCGGCCAGCTCGTCGAACGTCTTCGCGGGGAGGTTCCAGGCGGCGGAGAAAGCCTCGACCGTCCCGTATTTCGTGCGAAGCATCTCGACGAGGCGCCGCTTGCAGGCGTTCTGGCTTCCCTTGAGGGTCGGGATCACCCGGGGCAGGTCCTCGTAAAGGGGTTCGTTCTCCAGGTAGTAGCCGATGAGGAGCGGATCGGCGGCCTTCGCCGGAAGGGCCTCGGCGCAGAGCTTGTCGAACTTGGCGCGGGTCTCCTCGTCGAAGGGGTCGGGGATATGGGCCGTGCCCGGAATGCTCCGCAGCCCCTTGTTCGGCAGGCCCGAAACATAGGGGAAGGAAAGCTCCGCATGGGCCGGAGTGAAGGGGCTGAACGCGCCGCCCGAGTTGAAGCCGAACTGGCGGACGCGCCCGATCATACGCCGCGCGAAGTCGGCGTCCTCGACCGGCTTCCCGTATTTGCGGATCAGATTGGCCGAATGGAAGGAGAAGTTGTCGACCTCGTTGCCGTTGTGGAAAGCGCTCTGGTAGGGACCTTGGAGCGGCGGAAGCCATTCGTAGATCTCGCGGCGGCCCCCGACGTAGGTGTAATCGTGCGGCAGGAAGCTGCAGACGCCGAGGTGGAAGAAGGCGTTGCCGTCGGGATCGGCGAGGAACCATTTCCCGTTCTTCTGCTCCACGTGGAAGAAGCCGGTCTTCTTCAGACCGAACTTCTCCTGGCTGCCGGGCAGGCCCCCGAAGCGGTCGAGGGCGGGAGGCTTGAAGGAGGCATAATAAGCCTCGTCGGCGGCGATGTCGGCCTTGAGCTCGTCCTCCGACTTCAGCTTCCCGGGCCAGTCGAAGCGGGTGTTCTGGCCGAACGCGTCGACCTGCTTCGCCGGGGCGGTGGGCTTCGCCGCTCCGGGACCGTCGGCGGGCCGGACGGTGACGGTCAGGGGGGTGTTGGGATTCGGGAAGAAATTCCAACGCCACGCGAAGACCTTCCATCCCCAGGCCCGGTTGTCGGTCAGCTGGTTGTAGGCCGAAGAGGAGAAGGAGAGCGTGAGGCCGATCCCATCGCCCTGACGGAGGGTGAAGGAACCGGCCTGGCCCTGGTAAAGATGGGGCTTCTCGCCCTGTTCCGGAGGGAAGGGCGCCGCGGAGGCGTCGTCGAATCGCCACGTTCCGCCGTTGGTGAAATTGAAGCTGACGAGACTCAGGACGGAGGCCTGCTTTACCTCGGCGGGAAGGTTCGAGAAGGCGTAGCGGAGGGTGTGTTCGGGGGTGACGGAGATCTGGAGCGTGATGCCTCCCTCGTACTTGAGGAGCGCCTCGCCTCCCGAAGGGGCCGTTTCGAGGAGCTTGCGGATTTCCTTTCCGGCACCGTCGCAAAGCTTCGGATAATCGAGGCGGAACTGCAGCGTCCCGCCGCCGTCGACGAGCACGCCCTGATCTTGGGGCGTGATCGTCTGCGCGACGAAACCAAGGCCGGGAGCGGCGCAGAGCAGGAGGGAGAGAATCAACCGTCGCGCGCGACGAAAGGGCAAAGGGAAAGAACGAAGGCAGGGCATGTCGCGTTCCATCATCGGGGCGGGAAAGGATTCGGCGACGCCTTTGTCGTTGAGCAGTTGACCGGCGCGTTGTCAGGCAGGGTTAACTGGTAGATAGGGCTGCGATTGCCGCCTTCCTTCCGCCATCTTATGATTTTCGAGCACATGAACAAGCTTCCCCTCGTCCTTGCCCTTGCGGCATGGACGGCTTCCCTCGCCCTTTCCTCGGCTGCCGTCTTCGAGCAGCTCGGCGTCTTCGTCGGCAACCCCAATCCGGCCAATCCCGCCGCCCAGGCAGGATTCGATGCCCGCTACACCACCTTCATCCAATCGATGGGGCAGGAGCCCCGCTACACCGACGTCTTCGTCGATTACACCCAGCCCATTGCCGCCTGGCCCGGCAACGCCGGATGGGGGTCCGGCGTGATGAAAGGCTCGGCCCAGGCCAACCTCATTCCCGTCGTCAGCATCGGCCTGGCCGATTCCTCCGTTTACGATCACGGGAAGCGGAACGGAGACCGTGCCACCGCCATGATGAACGCCATCGGAGACGGCCAATACGACGACGTCTACAACAGCATCATCGAAGCCTTCAAGAAGCGCGGCTACACCTCCATGTACTTCAGGATCGGCTGGGAAATGAATGGCGGCTGGGAACCCTGGTACGCCACGGGCAACGCCGCCTCGGCGGCCGCCTACGTTCATGCTTTCCAGCGCGTCGCCTCTTTGGCCCACCACGCCGCAGGCATCACCATCAAAACGGTCTGGTGCCCCTGTTTCCTCCAATGGAACGGCGTCGATCCGACGAGCACCTACGCCGGCGACGACTCGGTCGACGTCGTCGGACCCGACATGTACAGCCCCGTATGGTGCGCCCAGCCCTACGACTGGACGAATCACTCTCCTTCTCCCAGCATCGCAGCCTGGGCCGCGAATCCCGCCAACCGGGAGCACTACTGGGACTATCCTTCCGGCACCCAATGGAAGCCGACCTCCGGATGGGGCCTCCCTGCCGCCCTCGCCTTCTGCAAGGAACACAAAAAGCCCTTCGCCCTATCCGAGACCGGCACGGGCGGCGACGACAAGAACAAAGGTCCCATCGACGACGACGCCTTTCCCGCCTATCTCGGCAAACGCCTCTCCGCCGCCGTCGCCGACGGCATTGCGATCGAATACATCATCATCTGGAACCTCAATCCGAGTGATGGCGCCTGGCTGTTCACCGATGGCAAAAAACCGAAGGCTGAAATCGCATGGAGAGAGTTCGTCAAGACCATGGCCGAGGCCCTCGCCACCCACGGCAAGTCTTGATCTGAAGGAAGGGAAAGGAGAAGTTTCGCTGCGGCCGCGAAAGCTCTGGTATACTTGAGAACGTTTGCTCGAGGAGGAACTGCTTGGTTAAGCGGTGAGAAGCTTCAGGAATAGCGTTCAGACCCAGTCGTCAAGTCCTCTTCGGCCATCTATAAGGAAGCCAGTCTCCGCCAGTTCCCTTGATTTTAAAGGTTGATAAATACTGAATTTCGATATCCAATTTGAACTGGGTACAGACCCTGTACAGGTGGATGTAATCTGCACGTGTTAGACGACGCAAGAGGGGCTTCGCCCCTCCTGGACCTCCCCGTCAGATGGGGCTGAACTGTTCTAGCCGTACCGCATTAGGCTGTCCGCTTCGGGGAGGAACGACGCTTCCAAAGGCTTTAAGAGCCGGGCTATCCCACCAAGTTCGCCTTAATATACTGGAAGCTGAGCCGGATCGAATCAAACGGATCGCCCGCGCAGCTGTCCTGCTCGACGATGAACCACTCGCAGCCGGAGGCCTCGGCGGCGGCGACGATCTCGGGCCAGTTCAGGTTGCCCTTGCCGATCTCGGCGAAGACCGGCTTGTCCGCGGTCGTGAAGGCGTAGTCCTTCATGTGGAGGAGGGGGAGGCGGCCCTTCAGCTTCCGGCACCATGCGGCGGGATTGCCGCCGCCGTACTGGATCCAATAGGTGTCGATCTCGGCGAGAAGGTTTTGCGGGTCGGTCTGCGCGTAGAGGTAGTCGAGGGCGGTCTTCCCCGCAAAGGGGATCAGCTCGATGGCGTGATTGTGGTAGGTCAGCACCTGGCCCGCGGCGCGGAGGGCGGCCCCGGCCCGGTCGAGGTCGGCCGCCAGGCGGTCGAGGTGATCGGGCTGCGTCCAGTCGACCCCTGCCGGAAAGGGATAGGCGGTGTATTTGCAGTTCAGCTTGCGGAGTCGATCGACGATCTTCGCGGGCTCGGCCCGGATGAGGTCGCCGTTCTCGTGAGTGGCGCAGCAGACGAGGCCGTTTTTCTCCAGCAGCGCGTTCAATTCCTCCTCGGCGATCGGTCCCATGCCGCTGACCTGGACGGCTTGGTAGCCGATGGCGGCGACTTTCCGCAGGGTCTCGGCGATGTCGGCGGGGGTCTTGAGGAAATCGCGGAGCGTGTAGAGCTGGACGGCGACCTGGGAAAGTTTCATAGGGTTGGGAAGATGCCTCAGGATGCCATTTTTCCGGGCTTTCTTATAGGCATTCTTTAGGCGTTAAATGGTAGTTTTGGCGCATCCATCCATCCTTCCTTTCCCATGCCTTTCACCCACTCCTTTTCCTTCGACCCGGCCTACGGTTACGACGAGGCGGCCCTGCGACGCGTTCCCGCCCCCGAGGGGCCGGGCGATTTCGACCCGTTCTGGCGGGCGACGCGGGAGGAGGCGCTGGCGGTGCCGCTGCGGATCGAGCGGCGGGCGGTGGCGAGTCCCGATCCCGCTTACGCCGTCGAGGAGGTCCATTTCGATTCCCTCGGCGGGGTGCGGATCGGGGCGTGGCTCTCGGTGCCGAGGGCGGTGCCGATCGAGCGGGCCGCCGTCGTCGGCCACGGCTATGGCGGACGGGACGAGCCCGCGTTCCGGCCCGCCGCGATCGCCCTCGCGGTCTGCGTCCGGGGCTTCGGCCTCTCGCGGAGCGGGGCGATCCCGGGGGAGGCGATGCGCCACGTCCTCCACGGGATCGAGACGCGGGAGGGCTACGTGCTGCGCGGCTGCGTCGCCGACCTCTGGGCGGGGGCCTCGGTCTTGGAGGCGCTCTTTCCCAGGCTGAAGGGACGGATCGATTACGACGGTTCGAGTTTCGGCGGCGGTCTCGGGGCGCTCGCCCTGCCGTGGGAACCGCGCTGGAGCCGCGCCCACCTCGACGTCCCGACCTTCGGCAATCATCCCCTCCGCGTGACCCTCCACTGCGAGGGGAGCGGCCTGGCGGTGCGCGCCCGGTGGAAGCAGGATCCGGCGGTGCTCGACGTGCTCGGTTACTTCGATGCGGCGACGGCGGCGAAGAGAATCGCGGTCCCGACGGTCGTCTCGGCGGCGTGCTTCGATCCGGCGGTGCCGCCTCCCGGCCAGTTCGCGGTCGCCAATGCGGTCCCGGCGGAGGTGGGGGAGGTCTTCGTCCGCGAGGCGGGCCATTACGACCATCCCGGCTTCGCCGCCGAGGAGGCGCGGCTGGCCGGGAGGCTCAGCCGTCTTTGGAAGCGGTGAGGGCTCGGTCCCTCCCGGAGCTTAGCTCTTCTTCAGCAGCTCGTCGGCTTCGGAGGCGAAGGGGCTGGTGCCGTACTTCGCCTTCAATTCCTGAAGGGCCTGCTTCGATCCGGCTGCGTCGCCCTTCACTTTCAGGAAGCGGCTGGTGAGGAGGAGGGCGAGGGGACGGCTCCCCTCGGTCCCCTTCTCGGTGACGAGGCGGCGGAGGAGGGCGACGGCCTCGTCGGGCTTGCCCTGTTCGGCGAGGGCCTGGGCGGCCCCGAGGAGGGCGGTGCCGAGGAGGGGGCCCTTCGCGTGCTCGGCGGCGAGGAGGTAGGCCTTCGCGGCGGCGACCGGCTCCCCGGTCTGGAGGAGGGTGGCGCCGAGGGGGAGGGCCTCGCCGACGACGGCGGGGAGGGATCCGTTCGCCTCGAGCAGGCCGAGCCGGGTGACGTTGTCCTTCGTCTGGACATAGGTGCCGAGGAAGGCCTCGGTCTTGGCCGCCGTCCGGGCTTCGGACCAGCGCCACCCGACGACGGCGACGCCGCCGAGGACGATCAGGGCGACGATCGTCCAGAGGACGACGGCCGGATTCCATTGCGCCTCCTCGGCGAAGAGGACGGGCGCGTCGTGATCGGGAGCGGGGGAGCCGGGGGCGGGGATGCGGGACGACATAAGAGGGGGTGGGTGGACGGTTGAAAAGGTGGGGGCTACAATGAAGGGGGAATGCCTATTTGGCAAGCGGGGTCAGTTTCTCCAGGTAGCCGTCGATGATCCGGGCGGAGGCCTTCCCGGCGCCGAGGTTGGTGGAGAAGATCTCCTGGGCGCGGCGGCCCAGCTCGGCCCGGCGCTCGGAGGAGCCGGCGAGTTCCCGGAGGCGCTGGGCGAGGGCGAATTCGTCGAGGACCTGGATGAGGCCGCCCTTGGAGAGGAACTCGACGGCGAGGAAGGAGAAGTTCTGCATGTTCGGCCCGACGATGACGGGGACGCCGACGCGGGCCGCCTCGATGAAGTTCTGGCCGCCCTTCGCGCGGAGGCTTTTTCCGATGAAGACGATGTCGGCCTGGCGGTAGGCGGAGCGGAGTTCCCCGGTGGTGTTCAGGATGAGGACCTGGGGGGGGAAGATGAAGGTCGCTTCCCGGCCCTTCTCCTCGCCACCTTCCTCGCCGAGCTCGCTGCGGAGGCGGGCGGTGAGGCCGAGGTTCTCGCAGAGGTCCCGGATCGAGGCCCCCCGCTCCGCATGGCGCGGGGCGATGACGAGGCGGAGGTGGGGGAATTCCTCCAGGAGCTTCTTGTAGATCCGGGCGAGGATGGCCTCCTCCCCGGCGTGGGTGCTCCCCCCGAGGAGGATGAGGTTCTCCTCGCCCCAGCCGATCTTCGGCCACCACTGGGAGGCGGGGTCGCTGTCGTCGGGGAGGTCGGCGACCTCGTACTTCAGGCTGCCGACGGGGAAGATCGCCTCGGAGGGGAACCCGGCGGAGACGAGGCGCTCGATCTCGCTCGGGTGCTGGGCGAAGACGAGATCGACGAGGCTCAGGACGGGGCGGGTGAAGTAGCGGAGGGCGCGGTAGCGGGCCTCGGTGCGGGGGGAGAGGCGGGCGTTGAGGAGGCAGACGGGGATGCCGCGCCGCTTCGCGCACCAGAGGTAGTTCGGCCAGATCTCCGACTCGACGAGGATCAGCATCTTCGGCCGGATGGTGTCGAAGGCGAGGGCGACGCTCCAGAGGAAGTCGGTCGGGTTGTAGAAGACAAACGTCCGCTCGTCCGAC from Verrucomicrobium sp. GAS474 encodes the following:
- the vccA gene encoding Verru_Chthon cassette protein A; translated protein: MRTPIHLRRRRGFSLVIVLGSLILMAGLVVVFLGRVTTELHASKTYAQGSYSRLLAQSALNVVVSQITAGTKGVAPDGGTLAWASQPGMIRTYDAAGAPRQYFKLYSSASLAGDGAFDPSGDAVPAKWYQQPALWTDLNQPVQINGASRYPILDGNSLTLKATGVDGTKGLTYDDGSGQAAVSGFYVSAATPTATGSGSNPVPMPVRWLYVLADGTLVSPKGTSSSLATIPGATAANPVVGRIAFWTDDETCKVNVNTASEGSSWDSPRVATKEDFNLALYQPARNEFQRYPGHPAGVALSSVFTGLSSDPKFPEDFYPVTPRVAAGGSKGGTVAPSASLSTRTSRLYATPEDLMFQPSLSGGTRATNAALLQGKAAAQWAPAALARSRFFVTAVSRAPDVNLFNLPRVSIWPVTLNASGTPTVTPFDVRAAFAATMRTDLKVPYRYYFERQNANDPNVDLPTASSTGGLGRNRMLLEYLRRLTSAQIPGFGGSFAAKYVASNPSGGGGIERDQILTEIFDYIRCTNLRDSTLWTGTSGAAATNWTGAYSQIIVPSTDTLNYSRLAGLGQVVPIEDTTTGTRGFGRFPTVAGAYLQFIGVANSATTGVTPAVAAGNLRIQAGFFLQMFDPSQGVPTNRPWFGVKVSGLGSFQWNGNAMGFPAAGDVGYPMHTNASLSSLAYYGGAVDPRIFFYGRGAATATQYPLVSGTIDLPISTGSFPFQGGDVTVEVYSLDASGNSSTVQTVTMNFPAATFPLPSAVAPSSITPTGSTTAYDFRSFYDVVSGSATTKGRFSADSPLLPVSKTDVVRSVVPAAGDPRLIAAMKKAPASLFTSFASYSDKTMPFAFNARAGIGYPFYGSSMGGLVSSVSYPGTTAFAGTYYKQNDPAITATGGLYFIIPKDPQVLSQASVTQTGGVAADWDNGLANLSDGPYINKPDEGDVGNTTYKPYFQLDYTGTWTLPGSTYFSPNRIVPSAAMFGSLPTGVFGGKAWQTLLFRPGPANHPGLGVPVAGPPYTVPPDHLLLDLFTMPVVEPYPISDHLSTAGRVNMNYQIVPFTYVNRDTAVRAALKAQKLLAIPSTAAQTYKYPGVMGGGGPTNASQYRMTLNADATLLQFLARFGAGDLFRSASEICSVDLVPSDGPSNPTRASMDAYWSARALTGDNSRERPYANLYPLLTTKSNTFTVYVRVQALKKAGNSDPTVWREGTDLVTDEYRGSTVVERYVDPNDSSLPDFADTSTNTPLSRFYKIRLYNPKSFSP
- the vccD gene encoding Verru_Chthon cassette protein D; the protein is MKAAHPYGRRAFSLIELLLALAIISVLISLPMIAVHSSARSVGLTAAGEMVADQFNQARQTAVARNRPVEVRIYKLPAYDAGRGEIEPRVFRALQAFVIDDSGDVPIAPPCYFSAPVVCSSQEEESGLLRLKEKDPPTGAPKLGNLGLHYRYISFQFRPNGYAATSDDEETLTIANSFVTLVLGGDRTLSGGGDYAMIHLDPITGRTRIYRP
- a CDS encoding sugar-binding protein yields the protein MPFRRARRLILSLLLCAAPGLGFVAQTITPQDQGVLVDGGGTLQFRLDYPKLCDGAGKEIRKLLETAPSGGEALLKYEGGITLQISVTPEHTLRYAFSNLPAEVKQASVLSLVSFNFTNGGTWRFDDASAAPFPPEQGEKPHLYQGQAGSFTLRQGDGIGLTLSFSSSAYNQLTDNRAWGWKVFAWRWNFFPNPNTPLTVTVRPADGPGAAKPTAPAKQVDAFGQNTRFDWPGKLKSEDELKADIAADEAYYASFKPPALDRFGGLPGSQEKFGLKKTGFFHVEQKNGKWFLADPDGNAFFHLGVCSFLPHDYTYVGGRREIYEWLPPLQGPYQSAFHNGNEVDNFSFHSANLIRKYGKPVEDADFARRMIGRVRQFGFNSGGAFSPFTPAHAELSFPYVSGLPNKGLRSIPGTAHIPDPFDEETRAKFDKLCAEALPAKAADPLLIGYYLENEPLYEDLPRVIPTLKGSQNACKRRLVEMLRTKYGTVEAFSAAWNLPAKTFDELADQALAVSTPQANADMKAYMELYFDAYFGWMSSTARQYDPNHMLIGNRLQHGTINNEVLCRAMGKYLDVISFNYYTYVLDTDFLNQIDKWAGGKPMFLSEFHWDSPKDSGLPGGAKDVGSQVERGLAYRNYVEQAAATGYIVGIEWFSLVDQPLTGRWFSKYNGENGNIGLFSVADRPWKEMIAEMAKTNHEIYPVLLGERKPFVYDNPRFQMAKGGNKIVKVPRALGPIKLDGGAENWPGTPAEGLGRRLVQGADDGGVDATFKVCWDDANLYLLVNVVDPTPMKAQKDVARFWQGDCVELFLGPTQLNEPGAPLASDRQFLLAANTDGTQPRSLAPGRDPQPAIPMTVLPNVNGQGYILEAAIPFSVLGFTPKQGDEALFDLGIDDSEDGKTRKRQFMWNGTDKNSAERKGWGRAVFNQ
- a CDS encoding sugar phosphate isomerase/epimerase, coding for MKLSQVAVQLYTLRDFLKTPADIAETLRKVAAIGYQAVQVSGMGPIAEEELNALLEKNGLVCCATHENGDLIRAEPAKIVDRLRKLNCKYTAYPFPAGVDWTQPDHLDRLAADLDRAGAALRAAGQVLTYHNHAIELIPFAGKTALDYLYAQTDPQNLLAEIDTYWIQYGGGNPAAWCRKLKGRLPLLHMKDYAFTTADKPVFAEIGKGNLNWPEIVAAAEASGCEWFIVEQDSCAGDPFDSIRLSFQYIKANLVG
- a CDS encoding acetylxylan esterase codes for the protein MPFTHSFSFDPAYGYDEAALRRVPAPEGPGDFDPFWRATREEALAVPLRIERRAVASPDPAYAVEEVHFDSLGGVRIGAWLSVPRAVPIERAAVVGHGYGGRDEPAFRPAAIALAVCVRGFGLSRSGAIPGEAMRHVLHGIETREGYVLRGCVADLWAGASVLEALFPRLKGRIDYDGSSFGGGLGALALPWEPRWSRAHLDVPTFGNHPLRVTLHCEGSGLAVRARWKQDPAVLDVLGYFDAATAAKRIAVPTVVSAACFDPAVPPPGQFAVANAVPAEVGEVFVREAGHYDHPGFAAEEARLAGRLSRLWKR
- a CDS encoding tetratricopeptide repeat protein, whose amino-acid sequence is MSSRIPAPGSPAPDHDAPVLFAEEAQWNPAVVLWTIVALIVLGGVAVVGWRWSEARTAAKTEAFLGTYVQTKDNVTRLGLLEANGSLPAVVGEALPLGATLLQTGEPVAAAKAYLLAAEHAKGPLLGTALLGAAQALAEQGKPDEAVALLRRLVTEKGTEGSRPLALLLTSRFLKVKGDAAGSKQALQELKAKYGTSPFASEADELLKKS
- a CDS encoding glycosyltransferase N-terminal domain-containing protein: MSFLRQVAYNVLFIAAFAVTWPYFAWRLRKRGHVWRDFWHRLGLYGKSLRDGFGPQGVDLWIHAVSVGEVMLASVLLRQMRETRPELRVALSTTTQTGYRLAKRMSDERTFVFYNPTDFLWSVALAFDTIRPKMLILVESEIWPNYLWCAKRRGIPVCLLNARLSPRTEARYRALRYFTRPVLSLVDLVFAQHPSEIERLVSAGFPSEAIFPVGSLKYEVADLPDDSDPASQWWPKIGWGEENLILLGGSTHAGEEAILARIYKKLLEEFPHLRLVIAPRHAERGASIRDLCENLGLTARLRSELGEEGGEEKGREATFIFPPQVLILNTTGELRSAYRQADIVFIGKSLRAKGGQNFIEAARVGVPVIVGPNMQNFSFLAVEFLSKGGLIQVLDEFALAQRLRELAGSSERRAELGRRAQEIFSTNLGAGKASARIIDGYLEKLTPLAK